DNA from Lemur catta isolate mLemCat1 chromosome 7, mLemCat1.pri, whole genome shotgun sequence:
TTGCTGCTATGGGCTCTGAGAAGAAATGTAGGAGGATAAAACAGTCTGGCTTGACTTGGCAGTTCCATGCCCTACGGGCCTGGCAGGTATTTAAAGGGGGAATCTCTGTTGTCCCCTCTCTGCAGTTCCCTTGACCCTGGTGGATGcagctccctcctcagccttcctagCTTCATTGTGCTCAGGTCTCCTTGCCTCTTCAATGGTCCTACTGGACAGGACCCAAGACCATCCCACACTCCCCCCTCTCCTGCAAGGTGTGCAGAGGATACACTCATGCATCATTTGCCAGGACAAATTCTAGAAATGCAGGCCATTGCAAAAGTAGCAGCACTCCCCTGGCTCCACTGTTGAACCAGTTAGTGAGACTCTGCTTGCCCTCTACATTCCCAGGGCAGGAGTCAAGACTCCAGGCTCAGCATTCCTTAGCTGTAGGAATAAACACCTCCAGTTTTCCAAATGATCCCAGTGGAATCCCCAACTAGATTTGAGGTGAGAGGGCACAAACCTGCCCTCTCCCCCAAAGGAGGGGGTTGGGTTCTGACAGCCCAGCTGTCTCAGAATAACAAGCTCTCTGCTAGGCAATCTTGTACCAGTCTCCTCCCATCTCAACCATCCTCTTTACTTTATGACCCTGAACCTTATGTGTGCTATGAATGCTGTCAGCAATCATACTATATTTCGTTATTTCATGCATTCCTTCTCCTAGAAACAATATTCACATTCTCCTCTCCTCAAAACCCCGAGCTCTTCCCCATTCTCACTCTCAACTGATAAATTTGCTTCCTGCTTCACTAAGAAAAAGCAACCAGAAAAGAAATTCTGGGGCTCTACCCTGATCTACCAAATCAGGAACTCTGGGAGAGGGCTTAGAAATTTACATTGTAAAGagtcttccaggtgattctaaggcATCTGAAGTTTGAAAGCCCCTGCCTTTCAGTGTGGGAACAACCCCTTCCCACTCCCACTTACCTCCTACTACTCTTGCCTCTGCCTCAATCTGTTCTAGCCACACTGGTCTCATTGTTCCTTAAACAGAGGGCATGCTGTTATTTCTTaaggaaatatactttttttctctcttctgcctaGGCTCTTAACGTTAGACATTGAAGTCCAGGCATGGACTCGAACAAGAGCTTGTCCTGAAGCCAATGATGGAGCAGGAAGGACCCAGATAAAGCTCAGGAGAGTTCTGCTTTCAGAATCAGGGTGACTTACAGGGGCTGCTAGGAAGGCCTGGGGCCTGCATCAGATTCAGAGAGATGTTTACTCAGGTGGCCTGAGCCAGAACAGGCAAAGGGAGAATCCAAATTTTAAGtatgggaggaaggaagggagaccCCAGCTGTCCTGCTGAgcataagaaagaaaacaggcagAAACAACGGACAGACCCTCCTGCCAATGAACAGCCCAACCTCCCACTCCCACATGGCATTAATCAGTTGTTTATGAACAGAGACCCAGCTCCCTCACTACCCCTTCCAAGGACAGTTCAGAATTTCAGAGACTAAGAGTCTCTAAAATATCCTAAGAAATAAGCCTGTTGAAAGGCCTGTCCTGAGGTCTCCCCATCTTAGTCAACAAATCTATTCTTTACCATTCAACTTCCAACGAGCCTAGGAAAGGTCTTCAAAGAACAGTAAGGCTAATGACACAAGAAAGCCACAGCAAGTTTATTGAACATCTCCCATGTTCCCAGCCCTGGCTATGGATTTCCTCAGTTAACCCACACACCAGCCCTGTAAGACAGGAACTCTGCCATTTTCCAAAAAAGGAATGTGATATTCAGAGATTAAATGACTCCCAGCTCGAAGTGGTaggccaggatttgaatccagctcTACATGATTCCAAGATCTATGCTATTAGCCACATATACCCCAAGGTCCCACAAGACAATAGGTGGTGGGAGTGGTTTGGTGTACATGACTCTAAAGATGGAGATGAGGACAGAGGGGAAAGATGAACCACTAGAAATGCTTAGTACAGGGACATCCCAAGTCTTGACCTGGTAGCTCACATTGACGTGCTGAGTCAGGATGTTGATGGACTACCAGTTGCCCCAGAGCCAAGAAGCAACAGCTACCTTTGTGCAGCCTTGAAGGCCTGGGCAGACTGAAGCTGCAGGAGCAGAAGCTACGGGTGAGCAGAGGAAGCTGTTCTGCAGGCAGATCAGAAGAGAGCAGAGATGCCAGGACAGAAAGGCCATGTGGCTTTTGAGATGGAAAGAGAAGCCAAACCCAGAGGTGCTTTAAATTACAAACCATCTAGTTTTCATGACACCTAAGGTGATTCCTAGATATCCCCACGTTCTCACAATAAACTCCTTATTCTTTACCTCACCCAAGTGACTTTATGCTTCCTGTAACCAAGAAGCCTTCAGTAAAGCAGGGCTGAGCCAGGGGTTTTACCACACGTTGTTCTTGGGGTGGAGAAAGGGTAGTACCAGGTTGTGGCTCATGGTCTTTAGACTTCTGACCCTGAAGTTCAAGTTCTGTCTTCCCTTTCAAGGGAGATCCAGAGGTCACCTGCGCTTGTAGAGACATGGCTGAAGCTTCAGGCCTGAGAGTTGAGCATTGGGCCCTACCCGAGGGGGCCCAgttttttgaaaatcaaacaaGAAGAAGTGGCTGTTTGTCAGGTCCTAGGGGCAGAAGAGATCCAGTGAGATCCAAATCCTCACCCCAACTCCTCAAAACACTTCCTTCCACATGCTGCCTCTGCTCAGAAAGCTTCCCCAGGCTACCCCTTACATTGTGCTCTTGGGGAGCAAAATGTCTGTTCCCGTGCCTATGGCCTCCTTCCCAAACACCATTACCCTGAAAAGGGCCACACGTGAGATTAAAAATAGGGACAGGCTTGTTGGGGCCCTCACCTTGGAGATGACCTTGAAGCCCAGCTTGGACACTGCCCCTAGAAAAACCCGAACATCCTCAAAGCGGCTGCTGACCTCGGCCACTTTCAAGAGACCCCTAAGAAGGAAATTCCTATGTaaatacatgcacatgcatgtcTATAAACAATGCATCTGTGACCTAGGGGCTCCTACCCTGGCTTCAGCACTCGATTTGCCTCCTCTAGAAAGTCTCTGATGTTGGTTCCCATCAATGAAAGGCAAAACACAGCCACATCCACAGACTCATCCTCCAGAGGCACCTGTGGAGAGTGGGGGTATTGTAAGGCATACCGTGTCAGAAGTAGAAAGCCAGCACTGAGTGTTAGGGCTGGACCCCAAATAGGGAAAGTGGGTTGCAGAGAGGAAGGGCTAAAGAGCTTAGTATACGGAGGTTGGGTCTAGAGCACAAGCCGGATTCATAGAGAGGTATACCTGGGCCATGTCACACACAGTGACCCTGGGGTCCAAAGAGGCCAAGTCAAAGCAGTGTACAGGATTCCGGATACTTGAAGCCAGGCGGCAATCCCCACAGCCAAAGTCAGCCACCACTAGCGACGTAGGCCTAGGAGTGGAAGGCAGGGGTCATATACTAGCCTGGTCTGAGCCCACGACTGACCCACATGGCTTCTCACAGTGCCCAACCCCCATTCACCGCTGGCGAAGATCCTTGGCAATGCGGTCCACCGGCTGCAGTGGCCACTTCTTCACTTGGCTCTGGAAACCGCGGTGGTAAAGAAGAAAAGCCTCAGGGTCTTCCTGGAAGAGACGTTGTGCAGCACTGCTGGGCCCTGAGTACAGCTGTTCATTGAGGTAGCGAAATCGGGCCCCATCCAGCCGCTGTGCCATGCGGGTTCGCAGAGCCCCAGCACGAGCCTCATGGCTGTCTGCCCTGTGGGAAGGAGGCACATCTGTCTCCTCTGCGGGGGCCTGGGCTGCAGTCTGGTCTGCCACCTGAGGTGGCCGAAACTTGTTATTGTGTCTCCGCTTGTTCTTCTGTCGGTTCCGCCACTGCTTGCGGCTCAGGGTATGGGGGGGTTTAGGGGAAATGGACTCAAGGTTTGGCTTGGGTGGGTCCTTTGTAGCACTACTCTTCCAGGCTTTGGGACCTGCACGGAAGAAGACGGAAAGGTGTATTTGGGGCAAGATCTCCTAAATTCAGAGGCTTGGCAAGTCATCCTGGCGATACCCTTGTCcttgagacagagagacagagataaaagTACTTCTTACTAAGTACACCATTAACCCCAGTACTAAGAATGGTAGGTAATCTCTGCTATATGTAGAATCAGCTCACCCCCTACCCCACTGCAAACACATCAGATAGTACCTGAATGGTCAACACTgtccaggtgctgggctgggttTGAAAGGGCATGTTTCTGGTGTTTcctctttttgttctcttcttcaGCAGAGTCATTGCCAAGAAGAGCCCGTTTATGacacttcttcctttccacttcCCTTTCCTCAGAGGCACTCAGGCTCTGTTTTtgacatttcttcttccttttctcccctacTTCAGCAGAGGCACTGGCAAATGATGGGTTTTTGGGgcgtttctttattctttctacctcctcctcctcagagtCACTGCTAGGTAGGCTAGGGGGTTGCTGGGAAAGAGATGCTGCCTCTAGGGCCCGTAATGTAGCTAGGAGCTGGCGATGCTTGGAGCCCTAGGGGAAAACAAAGGATGAGAGCAGGGCTGAGGAGAATGGATGAGGCCTAGAGAATAagagcagagagatgggaaccTGATTCAAACACTGGAAAAGGTATCTGGATTCTTCCCAGTCAAATTAACTAGCTTGTTGTGAAGCCTGCCAGACTCATATGAATTTTCCTGTCACCATCCCAATAtctgggaggctggagggcagagaaGCCACCTACCCCACTTTCTCCGATGTGCACATAAGGTAATGGAGATTCCCCCAGAGGAATGTGCTAAGGTCACAAGCAACAAGACCAAGACCAAAGACCAGGAGTTCCAACCCTCTCAGTCTTTTGTCTCCAGCCAATACCTTTCCATAAGGGGAGGAAGGTTTCTGAACACAAGAGGGACATGATGACACATGTGTATGAAATATGTTTCCAGCTGCAGTGTAGAGAACAAACTGAAGGGGAGAAGCTGCAGAGAGAGAGGCCAGTGGCCTGGATTATGGCAATGCGCTGACAGGATGAAAAGGAGGGAGCAAAACAGGCAGATTCCATGTTGGAAGCCGACCAAAGGAAAAACCTGAGGAAGTACAGAAGCCCTCACATCTGCAGAGGCTCAAAGGAGAAGGTCTATTGTCCAGGAGGCTGATTCTGGGTTGAAGCCCTACTGGGTGGTCATAGGCCAGGCACTTACCTTGGAGGTTCTCAGTTCCATACATCCTCCCTTGAACGGTAGGTAATACTAACAACTCTTTGCTGTCACCCACTCTCACTTTCTCCAATCCATTCCACACTGTAATTAATGACTTTTACAAAATACAAATCCTAAGAAACCATTCTATCGCTAAACAACATTTCATTAGCTTCTCTCTATCCTTAATATATGCAAAGCTTCTAACCTACCTTTTCAACTTGAACAGCATCCCCTCTCATTTACTCTGAGCTCCAGCCACACAGAGCACTTTTTTGTGCGACTCTAACAGAACATGCTCTCTTGCCCTAGGGCCTCTGCATGTGCTTTTCCTGTCTGAGGAACCCTCTTCACTTCCAACTTCTACTCAGCAACTCTCAATTCCAACGGCACTTTCTTTTGGCAGTTAGTTCCTGGATCTTCAGATCAAGGACTCGGCCCTAACAGTCCCAACACAGGGGGTCCTCCCCCCAGGACATACACAAGGCGTGCTCTAGCGGCGGCACCCACCAGGGTCCTCATCATGCCTTGAAACAGCTCCCACTGGCCTGCGGGGCGACTCACCTTGCTTTGAGAGGCTGCTGCGGGCCAAGGCTGTGAGGTCACAGCCCCTAGGCCCAAGGCTGCTGGGGCCGCCTCGGCCCACTCAGGCTCCTCGAACATGCGGGTCTGGAGCGCAGGGTCGCGGAGGCCACTCTCCTCTCCGCGTGCGGAGCGCGTCCGGGAGCCAGAGCCTTCAGCCAGAGCGAAGCCGGAAACCAGAGCGCGAGAGCCGGAGGCGGCTAGAGCGGCCGGCGCGGCGCAGAGAACCATTGAGTTTAGACAGTAGTAGGCTAGAAGGGCAAaggagggggtgggaagggagcGAAGGCGGCCCGCGCTGGCCAGAGAGggccaggggcggggcggggccgggtggCGGGCGCGGCCGGACGGGAGTTCCCCGGAGAAGGAGCCTTCAGCTCGAGTCCCGGTGAGTGCGCGAGAACCCGAGCCCTCCTGCCCCAGACTGGGTCCCTGCCAACCCGTTATCCTTCACTCCACCTGAGTTCCGAGTAAGGAACGGGGGCCAACCTGGGAGGACCCCTGATTCCCTCCCCCAGGGCATACAGAGCCTgaacctcctcccttcccccagctctgTTCGGGGGTAGGGTCTTCGTGCCCGCTCTCTGACATCAGTTCAAGACATAACTACTACTTAATCACCTCCTGCCCCGCCCGGACCCGCCTTTCCCTTGCGCCCAGAGGACACAGTCTGGGATCATCCTGCTGCCCTGAACTCCTTCACAGACTCCCACCCCCAACACTTCTCTCCCGTATAGGACAAAGCTTGGGGTTCATTCTCCTTCCCTGGATCCCCCCACTCCCCTAACCCCAGTCCCCAGGCTTCCCCAATCCGGGGGACTCAGCGCCGGGACGCTGCTATGGACGACATTTTCACTCAGTGCCGGGAAGGCAATGCTGTTGCCGTGCGCCTGTGGCTGGACAACACGGAGAACGACCTCAACCAGGGGTGAGCTGAAGTAGCTAGTGGATGAGAGTAAGGGTAGAGATCTACTCCCCTCGGCTGCGTGGGGTGCTCATGTCTGGTGGGGGCGGCTGACTTTGCCATCTAGTGTGATGAGTGCTAAGCTTAGCCTGTGGGGGGCAGAGGGTCTCCACAGAGGAAGCAGTGTGGAACTCTTCTTCAGCAGTCAAGATTctgctcaaatctgcctccctgaacTGCATGCGCAAAAGCTAGGAGGCAAGACACAGAGCGGAGAGTGCCACGAAATTGTCTGGAGTTCCCTATGCCTGGAAGATAGAAGATCTCTGTGGGCAGAAGTATTGGGTACAAGTGGAAAAGGACAGACGATAACACACTGAGAGGTCTGCAAGTGTCAGCCAAATCATGCAATCATATTTAGGCTATAATAAGGTCTTTATTCTAAGAGCAAGGTTTTAAAGCTGTTTAGTGATACGATGAAATTGTCCATTTGTTCAATACCATCTTGGATGCTTTGTGAAGAGCAAAGGGGAAGGAGGCAATTACCTAGTCCGTCCTAGAAGTGACAATGGTTTGGACTACAAATGGGGTGGGTGAAAAAGAGAGAATTGATCGATTCCAGAAGTCTTTAGGATGAAGTATTGGGGGACTTAGTGTGGGAATTGAAGAAAGGCAAATATGACGATCAAGGGTCTGGCTTGGGCACTTGGAGAGACGGTGGTTGCTTTTACTGAGATGGAGGAAGCTGAAGGAGGATGAGGTGTTCTATTCCAGACATGTTAAAGTTAGGTGACAGTGCAGCAATGTGGAAATGTTGAGTAGGTTGTTGGTGACGCAGAGTTGCAGTTCAGGAGAGATCTGACTTGGAGACACAGATTTGGGAGCTATCAGCATATAGATGATACCTAAAGACATGGGTGTGAAGGAGAGTACATCAGAAAAGTGGAAGACAAGAGGGCAGGGGACAAGCTACAAGTTGaaggagaaataggaaaatgtgtGAGTAAAACTTagagaaaagaatgttttaatgAAGGGGGAATGGTCAACAGTAGTAAGGCTACTGCAAGGTCAAAGAACATGAATACTTAAAAGTAACCATTGAATTTACAATTAGGATATATTTGATGACCTCTGTAAGTGCTGCTTCAGAGGAGTAACAGGTGAAACTGGGCTACATTGAGTTCCTTCATTTAAGCACTATGCTGAACACCTCTTGTGCTGGGTGCTAGAGTCCCAGAATCATAGTCTCTGGCCTCAAGGCAGCAGATTGATGGCAGGTTGAAAAGTGAATGGGAGGTGAGGAAATACAGAAAGTGAATGCAGACAAGTTCTTTAAGGCTGGCTGAGCCAGGAAGGCAAGAAAAGCAATAGTGATGGTGATTCAGGGTggcagattttaattttttattttttaacgtTGGTAGAGTTTAGTTTTTAGGTTTGAGAGGTAAGGATCACCTGTCATCTCagtccaggcttcttcactggtACCCATTAGGCTCTACACTATTTCTCCTTAATAATTTGCAAAGtcatttgttccattttttatATAACTCTCAAAGAGTGCTCTGATAAAGACAATAAGCACTTTTACTATTTTGTTGGTGAGGAAATAGAGGCTAGGCAGAGTTGTCCAGTGGGCTAGCATCTAGGAAGTTGCTGCCAAAAGACAAAGGGGGAGGGGTGGTATTAATGAAACTGGAAGGTTTGGTGCTGGTTTGAGGGGTTAAGGTATGGGGGTACAAGCTGGGTATATGCTGGATATGAAAAGCGGCTTAATTCCCTGCAGGTCTCCTTGAGAAAAAACATTAGGCCTTGAGGTGACAGGCAGCCTGACAGTGAACACAACCCTTATACCCATAATTTTGTCCCCAGTTTTTGGCCTGCTCTGGGGGCCACAGGCAGTACTAGAAGTTGATAAGGCAGGGCACAAATTAAAGGTCTGGGAGGCAAGACTGATTGATAAATGGGATGTAATTGCTTCCTGGGGATACCCTCCTCTGAGGAAAGCTTTTGGCTATTTCTGTGTAAGCAGCTGAACACAAGCTGTGGAAGGAAATGATTAAGTTAAAAGCCACGCCCCTACCCCTTTTTGGCTGTGGGGGCATCTGGATGTCCAGACCCCTGATCAGCTCCAGGCCCTGCCTAGAGCCCCCACAGGGGAAGTGACCGCAGCACTTAGGCATCCGGAGGCTGCCTGCCTAGGCCATGGACCGCCTCCTGCTCCGCCCCTTGGATCTGCAGCCCTGGACTAGAGGGAATTTCCTTTTATGGCCCCAGGCTGTCAGGCAGGCCCAGTTCCAActcaattgttttgttttgtttttacaattcttttactttataaaatacacatctttgggaaaagaaaaaagtaagatatagttttcattctgaagcagccattctcattttcttgtgttttccatGCCAGGATTGCTAAGTAGGAGAATCCTGTTTTGTGTGGTGGTTTGTGATCTGCCTCATCAATAATCAAAAGCATTTCTCTTTTTCAACATAAATCCTTCCAAAACATCATTTAAATTCCATTCCATTTTTAGATGTGATTTTCAGTTCCAGGGCCAAACAGTAAACTTGCTTCTTCTCCCTCGAGTTGTGACCTTCCTTCTCCAAGATACCCCCATTAACACACACTGAACACCCTCTGTCAATCCATTCCCTCAAGAAGTTTATAGTCTAACAGACAAGTACAGTCCAGATTTTTACAACCCCATGTGACAAGTGCTACAGCAGGGGGATGTACAGGATGCaatggaaaacagaaaggacCAATAGATGTTGCAGAAAGGGTACAGGGGAAACCAGGGGAAGAGTGCTACCACATTATTAATGAAATGAGGTGTCAAGAAGGTGGTAAAGATAATGAATCTTATTATAGAGTTGTTGGGATATCTAGGTGGTTGGTTGGGTCTGAAGCTCAGGGGAAGGTCTGAATTGGACAGCTTTGGGAGTTGCTAGCATGAAGAAAGTCCTAGAGAGGTAAGCCTTCCCAGAGTTTTACGCAGGGTAACTATCGGTTTTTCAGGAGTCAAAGCCTTTGCCCCCATCCCACCTCCAGCTCAATGACCATTGCCCCTTCCTCAAAGGGACGATCATGGCTTCTCCCCCTTGCACTGGGCCTGCCGAGAGGGCCGCTCTGCTGTGGTTGAGATGCTGATCATGCGGGGGGCACGGATCAATGTAATGAACCGTGGGGATGACACCCCCTTGCACCTGGCAGCCAGTCATGGACACCGTGATATTGTACAGAAGGTATGTATGAACCTGTCACCCACATCACATACATGCCATGAGGTCAGTCACAGGCACTATAACATACAGTATAAAGTATGTATACTCTTCTCCCTTTTGCCATTCCCTGACACCAGTATCTTATTTGGGACTTACTGTGCCTTCTGCCTCTTCTTTTTGTTTGGCCATGGGACCCAGCTGCTGCAGTACAAAGCTGACATCAATGCAGTGAATGAGCATGGGAATGTGCCCCTGCACTATGCCTGTTTTTGGGGCCAAGACCAGGTGGCAGAGGTGAGTAGTCAGGCTCTGAGTCCTAGGATGGGTAGGAAGCAAAGTCTAAGCCTGAGCGGGAGATTTTGGAACCCTCAACCCATCCTGTCAGTACTACTATGTGACACTCACAGGGTTGTGTACTGCATGTGTGTATTCATGGTTGGTCATGACTGCCAGGGAAGTACCAGGGGCCCTCATCACAACCACCTTGTTTCATTCCAGGACCTGGTGGCAAATGGAGCCCTTGTCAGCATCTGTAACAAGTATGGAGAGATGCCTGTGGACAAAGCCAAGGCACCCCTCAGAGAGCTTCTCCGAGGTCCATCCCTGCTCCTCAGCTTGTGTTCTCATCTCATTCCTCCCTGCCTGATTTCTCTCTCCAGTTCCTCCATGCCACAGCTCAGGCTGagactgttttttttgtttttagtttgttttgggttttttttttgggcGGGGGACAGTCTCCCTccatcaccctgggtagagtatgGTGGCATCATCCtggctcactgcaaactcaaactcctgagctcaagcaatcctcctgcctcagcctcctgagtagctgggactataggcacacaccacgacagtcagctaattttctatttttagtagagacggggtctcactgttgctcatgctgctcttgaactcctgagctcaagcagtcctcccacctcagcctcccagtgttaagattacaggcgtgagccaccgcgcccggctctgAGACTGTTTTTCTTCCCCAGAGCGGGCAGAGAAGATGGGCCAAAATCTCAACCGTATTCCATACAAGGACACATTCTGGAAGGGGACCACCCGCACTCGGCCCCGTGAGTCACTGCTGCTGGGAGGGGTTGTAGAAAGGAATAATTCTGGGCTCCTGGGGCTGGGTTAGGGCGAAGCTGGGTACCTGACCTGCACTCTCTCTCAGGAAATGGAACTCTGAACAAACACTCCGGCATTGACTTCAAACAGCTCAACTTTCTGGCAAAGCTCAATGAAAATCACTCTGGAGAGGTGACCCCTGCTCttcttgcccctccctccctaAACCCCTATAAACTACCTGCTCTGCGCctgttttaagtttttcttccAGTTAGTGGGCAAGGAATTGGTGGCCTTAGTTCAAGCCTCCTAATCCTACCTGTCCTTCAGCTATGGAAGGGCCGCTGGCAGGGGAACGACATTGTCATTAAGGTGCTGAAGGTTCGAGACTGGAGTACAAGGAAGAGCAGGGACTTCAATGAGGAGTGTCCCCGGCTCAGGTAGGGCAAGGCCCAAACTGGAAGCTGCTAGTTCCAAGGAACCCTGAATAGCACTGAGATGGGAGAACTTTTATGCTGGATGTTAaccattctctccctctcccaggaTTTTCTCGCATCCAAATGTGCTCCCGGTGTTAGGTGCCTGCCAGTCTCCACCTGCTCCTCACCCCACCCTCATCACACACTGGATGCCATATGGATCCCTCTACAATGTACTACATGAAGGCACCAGTGAGTAGGGATGCTGAATCTcattggggaggggatgggagaaaGGGTGCCTAAGTCTCTCTGAACTGTTTGACTCTTACCTCCTTAGATTTTGTTGTGGACCAGAGCCAGGCTGTGAAGTTTGCTTTGGATATGGCAAGGGGCATGGCCTTCCTTCACACATTAGAGCCCCTCATCCCACGACATGCACTTAATAGCCGTAGTGTAATGGTAAGGCCACAAGTTCATTCCTGGCTCAGGCCCCAAAAGTCCTTGGCCTATCTAGGACTTACCTCCTTCCACATAtccatcttttcttcctcagATTGATGAAGATATGACTGCCAGAATCAGCATGGCCGATGTCAAGTTCTCTTTCCAGTGCCCGGGGCGCATGTATGCACCTGCCTGGGTAGCCCCTGAAGGTGGGTGAAGGCATTGTGTTGGGAGGTAGAAAAGGACCAGCTCAGTCGTAGTGCAGGGCATACACAGAACAGGCCAGGTGGCCAGAACAGATAAGCCCTATCCTTCCAGCTCTGCAGAAGAAGCCTGAAGACACAAACAGACGCTCAGCAGATATGTGGAGTTTTGCAGTGCTTCTGTGGGAACTGGTGACACGGGAAGTACCCTTTGCTGACCTCTCCAATATGGAGATTGGAATGAAGGTGAGAGCAGAACTGCATACACTCATGTTGGGGGAAGAGTGGTGTTTGTGACAATAATTATAGTGGGCCTGGGTTCCTCCCACATTTGTTCAGATATACAGTAATTCTGTCCCAAGGGCCAGAGGCTTCTCCTTACATGACAGACTTAAATTCTGAGGCTCATTTTTTCCTTGTATTCACAGGTGGCACTGGAAGGCCTTCGGCCTACTATCCCACCAGGCATTTCTCCCCATGTGTGTAAGCTCATGAAGATCTGCATGAATGAAGACCCTGCTAAGCGACCCAAATTTGACATGATTGTGCCTATCCTGGAGAAGATGCAGGACAAGTAGGACTGGGAGGTCTTTGCCTAAACTCCAGAGATGTCAGGACATGGTTGGGGAAATGCACCTCCCCAAAGCAGCAGGTTTCTGGttgcctcccctgcctccagtCATGGTACTACCCCAGCCATGGggcccatcccctgcccccatcccttaCGCTGTGGCCCCAAAAGGGGCTGGGCTCAGAGCTTTGTCACTTGTCACACGGTGTCTCCCAACATGGGAGGGATCAGCCCCGCCTGTCACAATAaagtttattatgaaaacagGCTGATGTGGGGACATGGGGACAGACAAGTACATTTAGGT
Protein-coding regions in this window:
- the ILK gene encoding integrin-linked protein kinase isoform X3, whose product is MDDIFTQCREGNAVAVRLWLDNTENDLNQGDDHGFSPLHWACREGRSAVVEMLIMRGARINVMNRGDDTPLHLAASHGHRDIVQKLLQYKADINAVNEHGNVPLHYACFWGQDQVAESGQRRWAKISTVFHTRTHSGRGPPALGPLWKGRWQGNDIVIKVLKVRDWSTRKSRDFNEECPRLRIFSHPNVLPVLGACQSPPAPHPTLITHWMPYGSLYNVLHEGTNFVVDQSQAVKFALDMARGMAFLHTLEPLIPRHALNSRSVMIDEDMTARISMADVKFSFQCPGRMYAPAWVAPEALQKKPEDTNRRSADMWSFAVLLWELVTREVPFADLSNMEIGMKVALEGLRPTIPPGISPHVCKLMKICMNEDPAKRPKFDMIVPILEKMQDK
- the ILK gene encoding integrin-linked protein kinase isoform X1: MDDIFTQCREGNAVAVRLWLDNTENDLNQGDDHGFSPLHWACREGRSAVVEMLIMRGARINVMNRGDDTPLHLAASHGHRDIVQKLLQYKADINAVNEHGNVPLHYACFWGQDQVAEDLVANGALVSICNKYGEMPVDKAKAPLRELLRERAEKMGQNLNRIPYKDTFWKGTTRTRPRNGTLNKHSGIDFKQLNFLAKLNENHSGELWKGRWQGNDIVIKVLKVRDWSTRKSRDFNEECPRLRIFSHPNVLPVLGACQSPPAPHPTLITHWMPYGSLYNVLHEGTNFVVDQSQAVKFALDMARGMAFLHTLEPLIPRHALNSRSVMIDEDMTARISMADVKFSFQCPGRMYAPAWVAPEALQKKPEDTNRRSADMWSFAVLLWELVTREVPFADLSNMEIGMKVALEGLRPTIPPGISPHVCKLMKICMNEDPAKRPKFDMIVPILEKMQDK
- the ILK gene encoding integrin-linked protein kinase isoform X2; the protein is MLIMRGARINVMNRGDDTPLHLAASHGHRDIVQKLLQYKADINAVNEHGNVPLHYACFWGQDQVAEDLVANGALVSICNKYGEMPVDKAKAPLRELLRERAEKMGQNLNRIPYKDTFWKGTTRTRPRNGTLNKHSGIDFKQLNFLAKLNENHSGELWKGRWQGNDIVIKVLKVRDWSTRKSRDFNEECPRLRIFSHPNVLPVLGACQSPPAPHPTLITHWMPYGSLYNVLHEGTNFVVDQSQAVKFALDMARGMAFLHTLEPLIPRHALNSRSVMIDEDMTARISMADVKFSFQCPGRMYAPAWVAPEALQKKPEDTNRRSADMWSFAVLLWELVTREVPFADLSNMEIGMKVALEGLRPTIPPGISPHVCKLMKICMNEDPAKRPKFDMIVPILEKMQDK
- the RRP8 gene encoding ribosomal RNA-processing protein 8, with protein sequence MVLCAAPAALAASGSRALVSGFALAEGSGSRTRSARGEESGLRDPALQTRMFEEPEWAEAAPAALGLGAVTSQPWPAAASQSKGSKHRQLLATLRALEAASLSQQPPSLPSSDSEEEEVERIKKRPKNPSFASASAEVGEKRKKKCQKQSLSASEEREVERKKCHKRALLGNDSAEEENKKRKHQKHALSNPAQHLDSVDHSGPKAWKSSATKDPPKPNLESISPKPPHTLSRKQWRNRQKNKRRHNNKFRPPQVADQTAAQAPAEETDVPPSHRADSHEARAGALRTRMAQRLDGARFRYLNEQLYSGPSSAAQRLFQEDPEAFLLYHRGFQSQVKKWPLQPVDRIAKDLRQRPTSLVVADFGCGDCRLASSIRNPVHCFDLASLDPRVTVCDMAQVPLEDESVDVAVFCLSLMGTNIRDFLEEANRVLKPGGLLKVAEVSSRFEDVRVFLGAVSKLGFKVISKDLTNSHFFLFDFQKTGPPRVGPNAQLSGLKLQPCLYKRR